AGACCCGGTGCAGAAGACTGTTGTCCCCACCGTAGGGACGTCGACCGGTCTTCTAATCGTGACTTTGCCTCTTCCACTGATGACTTTGGGGCTGGTCGAGAAGGTCTTGGATCGATTCCCTTTCAATTTGTTCCTCTTTTGACAAATTGCAACCTCAAAACCACTTGGGGACAAACACAACTTactgctctgctgttttcagaGTCCCGCTTGTCCAAGGTAATTAAAGGTGGCTTTAAAAAGGTTGTTTACAATGAAagtattttgtttgatttcacaCTTCACGTATTTGCAGTCCTGTTTAGACAAAATATACGTGTGGGTGATGAAGCACCTGGAGAAGCCCTTGAGAAGCAGAGACTTGGAGGCCTCTCACGGGGCAGTCGTGAGCGTCCCAGCGCTGTTCTGGGCTTCCTAGCAGATGAAAGgtgacagacagaaatatttatccCTTACATCCGTACAGATAACTGTGGCATAAGCgcatgtttgttgttttggggattttgggggctcttttttgggtttttttttgggtttttttttaacagctttctgttcatttctgcctgcagagcaATCCACAGCAAGGCACGGGCTGGTCACTCCAGCTCTGAACAGGCACCAActgtctgtatttttcattttaagtggatTTTAGGACCACAAACCACTCCTCCTCCCTTCCTAACACATGCATCGCCGCAAGGGGGGGGACTGAGAGCAACGGTGGGCGTTGCTGATGGGGGTGGACACACATCCCTCTGCCCTTGGGAAGGCACTGGCGCAGGGACCGAGATACAGCCCTGTCTCTGGAGATGTCCTTTCCCTGAGACGCCGACGCTCACATGCACCTTAATGACCAATTTCCCACCCCCTCAAGGCAAATTTCGtcctaattttgaaattttgtttacattttgtgGAACTCCCAATGGACAGACTGAAAACCTCCCTGGTCCTTCAGTGGTGATGAGCAGATCCCAAGGTGTGTAACTGAGTCTGAAATTCAGACAATGAGTTTCCTTGCCAGGGAAACCAGAGGAGGTGGACACCTCCTTGGGACACTTCCAGGGTCTGACGTGACAGCAGACCTCCTGTGTTATTTACATACATTTGCATGGCTTTGCAATCATGGGGCTCTTTCCCTTCGGGCTGGGAGGTGGATCTTCTCCTCCACACtaaggaattcaaaagaaaaggttaaattttCTGGGtagggaaaagggcagagaaatactgcagaaattCTGCTGGAGTTTCAAGGGTCTTGGTGGGGCAGCTGGTGACCAAATCAGGTTGCAGGGGCTGAGCCAGGCAAGGGCTGGGACATCTCACTGCCAATATTCGGGGCGAGGACTGACAGGTGCTCTGCTGTGAAAAGGCAGAGCCAAACATCAGATAAAtaatttagatttcttttatGTCCTACATTTAAACCTCATTCTGAGTGACCAAGGAAAACCCTTTTGGGTGGAAGGCACATCTCATCCACAGACCCAAAGGCCGGCTTCTGTCCCATGCAGGACTCCATAAAAGACTCTGTGTccaccaggagctgctgtggaAGCAAGAAAGGCATTGCAGAAAGGGGAAATATCCTTCATATTTATATTCTGAATATCAGAGATATTCTCTGCTGATAGATGTTTTGCAGAACTTTCCCCCCCCGTTGTCCTCAAATTGCACCCACAAATCGTTAGGAACCTCCTTTCTCCTGATGTCATGGGGGGGCACAAGTCACAAGAGGGTCTCCAAAGTCTGCAAAAGTTGAGTAAATCTCATAAAACAATGCTGCAACCAGATGGTGCTCTTTACCAAAGCGGGGGCACTGCAGGAACGCTTGGAGGTGTCACCTCCTCGCAGCCCTCGATTTTATGGCCAAGTCCAAGCAGGATTTCAGTAAAATCCCCACTTGGCCCCATTTTCACCCTGACATCATCTGCATCATCGTGAACAAGGGGAGGTGACTGATATTCCTGGTAGGAAGCGTTAAATGCAGTTGTCCAGTGGGATTTGGCAGGTGACCCCAATGAGCTCAACGAGCTTTTCTCACCAACCCtcgtttctcaccaaccctcgtttctcaccaaccctcacATCTCACCAACCCTCACTTCTCACCAACCCTCACTTCTCACCAACCCTCACTTCTCACCAACCCtcgtttctcaccaaccctcgtttctcaccaaccctcacATCTCACCAACCCTCACTTCTCACCAACCCTCACTTCTCACCAACCCtcgtttctcaccaaccctcaTTGCTTTCCAGCTGGCAGTCCTTCACCAAAGCACAGATGGATGTCGAAGGCCCAGGCCTGAGCTTAAAGGAGCTCCTGGGACCATGGGCATGGGGTATGGGTGGGGGTCTCCAGCCGAGGCTGGTGAGGGCCATTAATGGAGGTGGTGACCCACCAGAGGAAGAGCAGCTCAGGAGGAGCCCTCAGTGAAGACGTGAGGTGCAGGTGCTGTAAGGAACGGAAACgtttgtcagtgagtcctggcgtttgtctcaaggattgcttggCTAAGCagagccgctgcaaagtgggagaaactgaactacAAAACATTTGTCTGCGTACCTAAGAACTACAAAAGATCTGCTCAGAGATAAGAGCAGCTGCGAGGCCACCGAGGGCTGCGGTTTGCAGGAGATGCGCTCTGAGCAAGGCTCCGTGTTGCCTGGGAAGGTGGCGACTCTGAGACggcgcggatccatggtggtgactattcttgcaactctaccCCGAacgcttgcttgatttctgtctttattctaatctatcctatcacTACTCATtcttacttttgataatagaatttgtttaggacatacagtatcgctactaacttttccttttgataatagaatttatttaggacatacagtatcactactaacttttacttttgataataaaagttgtttaggacatatgGCATTTGACCTGGTTTGTGTCTtcatctcgctcttgggatcacatcgaaacctcccccgatattggatcagGAATTTAAATTGACAGGATCCCTCGAGCCGAGAGTGCCGCACTGTtttacgtgagacctctcaggagaggcaggggtgcggggctgtgtttgtaacttaggagctgccttcctgagacgaccgcttccccgctttgttctGCAAATACGCGAAACCTCTCGGGAGGGTGAAGGGGGGCGGGTTGGTGTTCGAAACTTGTGCACttccttcctgagacgaccgcttccccgcttggTATagagatgagtgatactaaaactgtcccttcggggagagaagttctgtttgagtttttggagagacataatgcacgaccctctgtgcccggaatggactgggctcagggaaattgatataatttgcagagtgtggttgatcggacgagtgctttgcaaaaggatgcgagagtgagatctggaagaggaaaagcgattgtttgtgctgttcttggtgccagttcaGCCCCTGCTGTGGAGGCGAgggaacgttgtcgcgttgaggaatccctaattgttgaatccctccaaaacctcgttcggtcccttcaggggcaagtggcggaattaaaggaacagcttgaaggagagagagaccaggtgaaacatctacgacttgcaggcagcgagagaaaaagtagagaaattggaaccgccctcgctgcgacccttggttaagaccgagtatatttatgatgatgatcaggatcagttcccctaagttacaaccaaggaggtcccctctACTGCCCCCGagttggcaaagttaaaaaaggattttggccaaacccctagggagtcggagacggagtgGGTGTGGAGAGTATTGTTATctggggggatcagattttgttaagtgaaaggaggcagaggggtattggggaccgggagtatttttaactcccgggaattaccgcgccccttggtctttaacccagcaggcacctATTGGGCGGGGGtgtgaaccccttggagaggggggaccCCCTCGCAATCAcggttgatcagttggtggaaagtgtgcagaaggcagcttgcttgcagatgatgtatgatcggaagttggagcctaggcaggagtccccgatgatgatgcctgtagatcctgagcgaatgactccccttacgAGGAGActccccgattccttaaagccgatgggtatacagttacaggggaaaatacaggcAGTGCCTCAGAGCGGAAGAGTTgcggctgctttagaaggactgacACCCGATCGGCAccgccggtccccggataggaagatgtggacttggggggaggtcgcccaagaattgatcaatgacgggcgcaagtatggccctgtaaaccttccggccattgaaacagactctagaggcctgaggcgaactggagtaaaaatggttccacgccctgagggcgatggaaaaacacccctcgctaaaccacctggagggagggacatcccaaagaagcgcagcagtctgtgggcaaaggggtggcaaaaggggatcccgcgtgacttaatggatggattgccgactgacaagttagaaaaactggtgtctgaatggcctgataaatcggcagataaagacacgggttctaaaaataccaccccgaGTGCACcttctttaattgacttatcagaaacaaatgtcccccgatttTCGGCGGAAAACTCGATCCTTCGCCCTCCAATGGTGAGCCGGGGGGCGAAGGTTGGTTATATATCAGATGGCTCACTGGAAATGGCCGGGATGACTTACTAATTACAAGCTTTGTGGGGCCAAAACAAATCCCGGTCACAGTTTtagtagatactggggctcaaatttcagctatcaAAACAAAGGATGCTCCtaactgtggggttaaattttctaaacagaggctGTTTGTAGCAGacgcatttggcaatgttcagccACAGGCGTTAGCAACAGTCAACCTACGATTGCTGGGAGAAGGTATTGCCACCACGGTGGAAATGGTTGTGGGAGAATtcccactcaacctcctgggacttgatgttctGATAGGGAGAACCTGGACTGATAATAAAGGcagacagtggtcgtttggctctcccaCAATAGACATTCGGCTGCTACAAGccgcgccgccacttcccccttcaaagcttacgaatgttaagccttaccccatacccttgggggccagagagggaagaaCGCCTGTGATAGAGGATTTAAAAGAACGGGGCATTGTGGTTCCGGCCCACTCCCCTTTTAAGTCCCCGGTGTGGCCAGTacaaaaacccaatggcaagtggaggctGACCGTAGATTATCgcagacttaatgcaaacactggTCCGTCGACAGCCGCGGTACCGactattgctgagcttatagctacaatccaggaacgagcccacccgatcatggcgacagTGGacgttaaggacatgtttttgaTGGTCCACCCACAACCTGAGGACCAAGATcgctttgcttttacttgggaagggcAGCAATttactttcacccgactcccgcaGGGATATAGGCACTCCCCCACGTTAGCCCCCCATGCGCTGGCACAGGAGCTGGGAAGAGTTCAGGTAGAGAAGGGGGTCAGTATTTACCAACCCATTGATGAtattcttgtgggaggggatgaggtagaaagggttcagacaacccaagataatataatttcccaccTGGGAAGTTTGGGACTGaaattccgcctgagaaaacacaaacacccttgAGTGAAGTAAAGTGTTtggggatctggtggaagggaggaatgacatgtgtcccacctcgtttgtgtcttcatctcgctcttgggatcacatggAAACCTCTcccgatattggatcgggacaaaagccagctcaggtcgggtgaCTGCTGCGCTGgcactgcttcttgtgaggcttCTCCTCCGGTGgttcgggtggttcctgctatagccaTCCccgtaacatgcaactcaaaccCTGGCTTACAACAACTTAagggtatttccattacaaactccacccctggtccctttggaccagaccatcgggtttaacattgcaacgCACTcccccccttgccctgctccagccggGACCTACCCCAGACTGCAGTCCCCTGGGGGGGTTCCTGCCCGGCCAGCGATGgggtttcctgctccctcctagCCCCACTTTCACTTTCGCTCTCTGACACACCCTCGTTTCCCGGAAtaggaggagaggggccggccAAGGGCACGGGATAaacggcagggcaggaccccggctgcagcagagctgttgcagccCAGGACGGGTGACGAAGACGACGGTGAGTCCCTTCCCCTAATCCCCCCTGCGCACCCCACGTGAGCAGcccggggctttggggctggGAATGACTCCTGACCCCAGGCAGCGACAGGGACCCCgccgggtgggaggaggaagaggtccaaaggtctgctggggctctgggatgGAGCAAGGGGAATGGGTGGCTGGAGCCTGCCTTCACCCCCGAGGCTCTGCGTGCAAGTTAGGACTCGCCTGAGCTTGCACCCTATGGCCTCACCATTCCTCTCCTGCCCACGGCGCTGGCAGCGCCGTGGCACGAGGGgcagcctcctgtccccaggggcgACCCCTCGCTGTTCCTGGAAGCGGGCAGGGCTTGTGAGGTCCCGCCAGAGGGTTCCAAGCCCAGAAGCGGGCAGTGCCGTCGGAGCTCCTCGCTGCCGGAGCAAGTCCCCGGGTGTCTGGGAGGTTGCAGTGGGGCAGCTCCTGGGTGTGGGCACGGCAGGAGCCGTTGTGCTGCCTCCACGTCCGTGGGGTTTAGCGGACCCTGGCAGGGGCCGGGCgatggctggggctgtgcaggggaagggTCCGGATTCGGTGAGAGCCCCCCTGCCGCTGGCAGTCTCCCCATCGGGGCAGAAGGCGAGGAGGGGCGGGGGCTGAGCActggagtgtggggagggggtcacCCACCACCGCACgggaggaggcgaggagggaggggagccttgCGAGGGCAGCACAAGCGTGTCCCTGTGCGGGGCACAGGGGGGGTGAGAGGGTGTTTGATGGCGTCGGGCataagaaattaatgaagaaattaataagaagCTCCCGAAGCTTCGATTTCACCCCCCAACCTCTCTTTCCTTAGCGCTGCTGCGGCTCTCCGGTCATTCCTcttgccccgcagccctgccggaGGCCGTTGCTATGTCCCACACCCGTTCTTGCATGGTTCACCCCCAGCAAACTTCCAGCGGGTGTTGAGGACACACTGCAGAGGACTCCCACTTTCCCACTGGGCTGTCAGAATCTGAGCTGTTCCTGTTGCAAGGccaaggggaaggggctgtgcaccTCTTGGGAGCGTCACCGTTGTCTTCACAGCAGCGCTTGCGAGGGGCCAAAAGAGGAGGCGCGGTGGAAGGAGTTTGGTGCAAAGCGTGATTTGcttggaaaaaggaagcaggatgCTAACGACTGtccctgctgggactggggggtgtccccacctTGCTAACCAGCCCGTCTCTCCGTCTCCTTTGCAGGTTGCGTTTGCTGCCAGCCATGGCGTCCGAAATCCACGTGCCGGCGCCTGTCCGCCTCATCGAGAACACGCGGACGAAGGGGCTGGTGGTGCGGCAGGAGGCCCTGCAGGTGCTCTCGGAGGTCACCCagccggtggtggtggtggccatcacGGGGCCGTACCGCACGGGCAAGTCCTACCTCATGAACAGGCTGGCTGGCcagaggaaaggtgagggaggtCCCAGCCCTGCATGGCCAAGGTACCCGGGTTTGCCCACTCTGCAGTTACCGCCCTTGCGTCCTCCCCACAGGTttctccctgggctccagcgTGCAGCCCCACACCAAAGGTATCTGGATGTGGTGTGTGCCTCACCCCTGCCAGCCTGGAcgcaccctggtgctgctggacacCGAAGGGCTGGGCGACGTGGAGAAGGtgtggaggaagcagaagctccATTTGGGCGTTCCCAGCACTTTGTGGGAGCTCTTGAGGGCCCAGCCATGGTGACCAGAGTGCAGGTGTTCCCACCACCTATGGTGGGAAGAGGCCATGGGGAAGGAGGTTGGGGTAGACAAGTTGCCAAATTCCTCCGCTTTtctagaaaagagcagcagagcggGAATGAGGAGCTGAGGGAGCACTTTGGTAGAGGTCTGTGGGACCCTGAGAGTTAGGAGCTGAGGATCAGCCCAGCTTCAGAAAGACGTGGTGATGGCATGGGGCGGGTCTCTCCAAAGCCTGATCTTGCCATGGCCCGTGGGTTGGGGGCATTCAGGGCCTGGGGATTTGGGGCTTTGCTCATGCTTAGGGAGTCTTGTTGATAAGCGCCAAGGGTCGTTGTTGCAGGGCGACACCGAGAACGACACATGGATCTTCGTGCTATCcgtcctgctctccagcaccctGATCTACAACAGCAAAGGCACCATTGACCAGCAAGCCATGGAGCAGCTGCAGTATCCTTGGTGGGACAGAGGCCCCAGGGATGGCCTCCTCTCCCTGTGTGGGGGGCTAGGGGTTGACAAATCCCAGTTCCTCAAGCAGCTGCAGAACCTTCTGGTGGTGCCCGGTGACGTGCTCTGAGTCCTGAGGAGTGCCACGTCGTGGACCTCAGGGCTGagggtttttctccctcctccttctggtgGTTCCAGGCtgttccctgtccccgcagggtctcctctcttccccatgaAGTGCTGAGCGGTTGCAGGATGGCGATGCCCCTGCGTTCAGAGCTGAGGTCCCTCTTTCCTTAGCCAGCTCCCTAGCTATGTGATGAAGCTGACTGAGCACGTCAGGTTGAAGGCAGCAGCCGAGAAGAGTGAAGGTGAACTGGAGGATTCAGAAAAACTTGTCCGCTTCTTCCCGACGTTCGTCTGGGCTGTGCGGGATTTcacactgcagctggaggtggatggGAAGGAAATCACTGAGGATGAATACCTGGAGAACGCCCTGGAGTTAAAGGCCGGTAAGGGAACGGTGCCGTGCTGCCGGAGACGTTCAGCCCCGGACACAGCAGCCTTCCGGTGTAATTCAACAACAGCCCGAGCCCGGTGGACTTGCTCCGTCTCCTcttccccacaggcagcagcccGGAGGCCCGAGGCTACAACGAGCTCCGGGAATGCATCCGCCGGTTCTTTCCCGCTCGcaagtgctttgtttttgagCAGCCGGCCGGCAGGAGGGACCTGGTCCGCTTGGAGGAGCTTCCGGACGATGGGATCAACCCCGAGTTCCAGCAGCAGGTGGAGAAACTCTGCAGCCACGTCTGGGAAACGTCTCCAGCCAAGGCCATCCCTGGCGGGCGCATCGTAACGGGGAGCCGTGAGTCCTGCTGTCGAGAGGGCTGGGTGGccagcagctggtggggctgtgcctggggaaggacCACGTGCAGAGCCGGAGGggcaggtggggaaagggagagctttTCTGCCGGCTGCCGTCCCTGCCTCTGGATTTGGGGCTCCCGCACGTTGCAGGCGGGGTGGGAAAGAGTCAGGAAAAGAAGTTCCGGAAGAGtccggcagggaggcagcagggatacGGCAGGACCCAGGGCCGAAGGGGAGCCTGCGTttggctcaggctgcagctctctcatGCCTGGTCctccttggcagtgctggggaagctggcAGCGACCTACGTGGAGGCCATCCGGAGCGGGGCAGTGCCGTGTCTGCAGAGTGCGGCGctggccctggcagaggctgagaacGCAGCGGCAGTGAAAGCGGCTGTGGCGTTGTACCGGGATCTGATGGAGCAGCGGGCGCAGCTGCCGACGGAGACCCTTCAGGAGCTACTGGGGCTGCACGCCCAGTGCGCGCGGGAGGCGCTGGAGCTGTTCGTGGCACGGGCATTTGAAGATGGCATCCGCCCTTTCCGGGCAGAGCTCCGAGTaggtggtccccagcccagccggggttCCCCAgggacaccaccaccccctcagCTTTGGGGAAAGAGCACGGTCCTGGGGGGCCGGggtctccctgccccctgccagaggACGCTGCCGAGCCCTCTCCAGAGGGGCCTCGGTGCCCACGCCTGCTCTCACGCGCTGCAGACTGGCAGTTGTCCCCGAACCTGCCGCGGTTCCGAAGCTGTGCTGCAATGGGGacggagctcagccctgccccctctcctgctgcagcccagacgcGTCTCTGCCCCGGCTGGAAGCCTGGAGCCTTCCAcgcttcccctgtcctgctgagtggTTCTTGCCCCTGTGTTTTGGGAAGCCCGTGGGCCCTCTCACGCTCTCTGCTCCCGTGCCCCTTGGCCCAGAGACGTCCGTGGGCACAGAACGCCCTCCCCATCGGTCACCTCCCGGCTGATTACCCCACAGACCGGAGAACCCAACCTCCATGTCGGCCTGGCTTGGTTTGTGCCTGGCATGAGAGCGGTGGATGCAGCTCCGCCTGGGCTGATGCCTTCCCCCCGCATCTTTCCGGACAGCGCCAGGTACAGGCACTCAAGGTGAAGTTCTGCAGGGACAACGAGCAGGCGTCCCGTGACAAGTGCGAGGCTGCTCTCAGGGACCTCTGCCAAGACATGGAAAGACGAATCGCTGATGGGGACTACAGCGTGTCAGGGGGTTACCAGCTCTTCCAAGGAGACCAACAGGCACTGGTGGAGAAATACTGGGAACTGCCTGGCAAGGGGGTGAAGGTAGGACCAAGAGCAGCTCCCCTTCAAGGGGAGAGGCTCCatgtcccatccccttcccccaagaAACCATTTCCCCCCAGCTGCCGTTTCTCCTCTTGACTCCTCTTCTACCGGTggtcctcaggctgctgctgtcctgcaggagtTCCTCCAAAGCAGAGAAACCCTGGCCAAGTTCATCCGCCAGATAGACCTCTACCTGACAGAGCTGCAAAGTAACTTCTGGGCTGGAGAAATGCCACTGCCTGTAGAGGGCCAAGCTTGAGGGAGGGGGACAAGAGCACTCCTGGGGGCTTGTGCGCTCAGCTCCTGCCCTTGCAacacctctgtttctctgtcgCCAGATGAGCAAGACCAGTACGAGAGAGCTGAGCGGGTGAGGGCGGCCCGGAGGATGATGGAGACCGCAGCATTGATACTGATTAACTTGGGAATCACAGTTGCTACTCGGAGACTACCAAGATTTCCTTTCtaacccctgtcgtggtttaacgccagccagcaactaaacaccacgcagccgctcgctcactccccccccctccacttAGCCATCCTCTGCGGAGTAGCTCTTCCCACCCTGGGCCTTAGCAAGGCTCTCCTCACTTTGAACCTGTGAGGAAGTTCTCCCCACAGGGCTGTTGTGCTCTCTGCTCGCTCACGCCCTCTCAGTgctgctccctctttcctttcttcagaccaAAAGATCCCCAAGTGCCCCTTCCTGACCCgtctctggaggaggaggtggctgtagAGGGTTCACGGGAGGTGTGTGTCCCAtcgtactggttttggctgggagagggtcAATGTTCTTCCTAGCAGGCGGTggggttctgtgttttggattggtgaCCGAACCAGTGCTGCTGACACCCCCCTGTTTGAGCTGTGGCTGAACAGcgcctgcacagcatcaagaccttttctgtttctcatccaccagcgagtgggcggggggtgggcaagaagttgggaggggacccagccgggacagctgacccccgcTGACCAAAGCGATATCCCAGACCCTAGGACACTGCGctcaagcaataaaaactgggggatagaaggaggcagggggatgtttggagttagggtgcttgtcttcccaagccaccgttacgtgtgatggagccctgctttcctggagggggCTGAGCATCTGTCTGCCGATGggcagtagggaatgaattccttatttcgcTTTGGTTGCGCACGCAGCTTtcgttttacctattaaactctcttggtCTCGACCCACCAGTTGTCTCATTTTCACCCTTCCCGttccctcccccattccccaagctgtgtggggctcagctgcccaccggggtcaacccaccacgctcATGGACAAAGGGGTTTCCCTCCTCCCTACAGGGAACTCAATCCTCAGCTGCTCCACGAGAAGAAGCAGGGACACTAAGCGTTCCAGTAACGAGAAGGTGTAGAGGTTTCTCAGTTCTTTACATACAGAGGGGCGGTCCAAGGCCGTCATCCCGGTGGCACTGGCCCCTGAAACGCCTTTCCTGCAGTGTGGGCACTCCATCCCTGCGGGAGAGGTCTGCTTGTGCCAGAGCGgggtctgcagagcacagcccctgctcacccagcGAGGGCCTGGGGAACCTCCTGAGGACAAAGCCCAGGCTCTCTCCTCCCCACGCTGCTGTGCCGGT
This sequence is a window from Calonectris borealis unplaced genomic scaffold, bCalBor7.hap1.2 HAP1_SCAFFOLD_160, whole genome shotgun sequence. Protein-coding genes within it:
- the LOC142077140 gene encoding guanylate-binding protein 1-like isoform X1, with the protein product MASEIHVPAPVRLIENTRTKGLVVRQEALQVLSEVTQPVVVVAITGPYRTGKSYLMNRLAGQRKGFSLGSSVQPHTKGIWMWCVPHPCQPGRTLVLLDTEGLGDVEKGDTENDTWIFVLSVLLSSTLIYNSKGTIDQQAMEQLHYVMKLTEHVRLKAAAEKSEGELEDSEKLVRFFPTFVWAVRDFTLQLEVDGKEITEDEYLENALELKAGSSPEARGYNELRECIRRFFPARKCFVFEQPAGRRDLVRLEELPDDGINPEFQQQVEKLCSHVWETSPAKAIPGGRIVTGSLLGKLAATYVEAIRSGAVPCLQSAALALAEAENAAAVKAAVALYRDLMEQRAQLPTETLQELLGLHAQCAREALELFVARAFEDGIRPFRAELRRQVQALKVKFCRDNEQASRDKCEAALRDLCQDMERRIADGDYSVSGGYQLFQGDQQALVEKYWELPGKGVKLPFLLLTPLLPVVLRLLLSCRSSSKAEKPWPSSSAR
- the LOC142077140 gene encoding guanylate-binding protein 1-like isoform X3, translated to MASEIHVPAPVRLIENTRTKGLVVRQEALQVLSEVTQPVVVVAITGPYRTGKSYLMNRLAGQRKGFSLGSSVQPHTKGIWMWCVPHPCQPGRTLVLLDTEGLGDVEKGDTENDTWIFVLSVLLSSTLIYNSKGTIDQQAMEQLHYVMKLTEHVRLKAAAEKSEGELEDSEKLVRFFPTFVWAVRDFTLQLEVDGKEITEDEYLENALELKAGSSPEARGYNELRECIRRFFPARKCFVFEQPAGRRDLVRLEELPDDGINPEFQQQVEKLCSHVWETSPAKAIPGGRIVTGSLLGKLAATYVEAIRSGAVPCLQSAALALAEAENAAAVKAAVALYRDLMEQRAQLPTETLQELLGLHAQCAREALELFVARAFEDGIRPFRAELRRQVQALKVKFCRDNEQASRDKCEAALRDLCQDMERRIADGDYSVSGGYQLFQGDQQALVEKYWELPGKGVKAAAVLQEFLQSRETLAKFIRQIDLYLTELQNEQDQYERAERVRAARRMMETAALILINLGITVATRRLPRFPF
- the LOC142077140 gene encoding guanylate-binding protein 1-like isoform X2 gives rise to the protein MGDTENDTWIFVLSVLLSSTLIYNSKGTIDQQAMEQLHYVMKLTEHVRLKAAAEKSEGELEDSEKLVRFFPTFVWAVRDFTLQLEVDGKEITEDEYLENALELKAGSSPEARGYNELRECIRRFFPARKCFVFEQPAGRRDLVRLEELPDDGINPEFQQQVEKLCSHVWETSPAKAIPGGRIVTGSLLGKLAATYVEAIRSGAVPCLQSAALALAEAENAAAVKAAVALYRDLMEQRAQLPTETLQELLGLHAQCAREALELFVARAFEDGIRPFRAELRRQVQALKVKFCRDNEQASRDKCEAALRDLCQDMERRIADGDYSVSGGYQLFQGDQQALVEKYWELPGKGVKAAAVLQEFLQSRETLAKFIRQIDLYLTELQNEQDQYERAERVRAARRMMETAALILINLGITVATRRLPRFPF